Proteins encoded by one window of Salvia splendens isolate huo1 chromosome 5, SspV2, whole genome shotgun sequence:
- the LOC121804285 gene encoding serine/threonine-protein phosphatase 7 long form homolog: protein MRTHLYYIFRDNTSLTIYGLENPHKTYAAEEDVEVLWGLNTDGEALTGYIPTNDVNHWKEVCLDFLGFIPDQVDLKEMNWKQTALSAQLRIGLSDDHEEYMYAQRARVYCLLLLGGLLIPNASGNKIPFFYIQFFMDIERCSTYSWGGVTLACLYHNLCEAALGKRTDVGGALTLLHLWAWERIPIIRPTMLNPVPIDYLPCAIAWTGPASYVKAPGHCVETFREQFSRMHADQFIWRPYVHRNLPDVCVADRPIWTSSTTIICWNLVEPYVPERVLRQFGIVQPYIPLVNRFHGADFLKQDRRGKAGRNWVDWHANHLQAWDNMHDTVYVDLEYSMEPIALDEYMDWFRRITVVYITKPDVHAQEGLQQTAASHNYAVETLHRICHYLNQQDMSGHPALYTISRMVEDGLHISGEPEMMDCRPSQRSELDIDMPVRQKGKRRGKKKTGEESSSARMVVYSDDDFMPPPPPSSVVLGRHSVSHTGGTGEDIGLSDVPQSPPRSSVRDDFFGADLQNMVVQDTPPSRLPTSRIGKGIRGLFIRKRRDD from the exons ATGAGGACCCATCTGTactatattttcagagacaacacgtctctaacaatATATGGGCTGGAGAACCCTCACAAGACCTACGCTGCAGAAG aagacgtggaggtcttgtGGGGCCTCAACACTGACGGTGAAGCTCtgacgggttacatccccaCTAATGATGTAAACCATTGGAAGGAGGTTTGTCTGGATTTTCTTGGCTTTATTCCAGATCAAGTTGATTTGAAAGAAATGAACTGGAAGCAGACAGCCTTATCAGCTCAATTGAGGATTGGGTTGAGTGATGATCACGAAGAGTACATGTACGCGCAACGTGCTCGTGTGTATTGTCTGTTGTTACTTGGCGGTCTGTTGATCCCTAACGCATCTGGTAAtaaaattccatttttctacattcaatttttcatggatatagaacgaTGTAGTAcctatagctggggtggtgTGACTCTTGCATGCTTGTACCATAATTTATGTGAAGCTGCACTTGGTAAGAGGACCGATGTTGGGGGTGCTCTTACATTGTTACATttgtgggcttgggagagaatcccaattATTAGGCCGACAATGCTAAATCCTGTGCCTATAGACTACCTACCATGTGCAATCGC atGGACTGGTCCGGCCtcttatgtaaaagcacccgggcATTGCGTTGAAACTTTCAGAGAGCAGTTCTCTAGAATGCATGCCGACCAA tttatttggaggccgtATGTCCACCGAAACCTGCCGGATGTTTGTGTTGCCGAtcgtcctatatggacgtcGAGCACAACCATTATTTGCTGGAATCTGGTTGAGCCATACGTGCCAGAGCGAGTGTTGCgacaatttgggattgtccaacccTATATCCCGCTTGTCAACAGGTTCCACGGTGCTGATTTTTTGAAACAGGATCGACGTGGCAAAGCTGGACGGAATTGGGTTGACTGGCACGCCAATCATTTACAGGCTTGGGATAATATGCACGACACGGTGTACGTGGATTTGGAGTACTCAATGGAGCCTATTGCACTTGATGAGTACATGGATTGGTTTCGCCGGATAACTGTGGTGTACATAACAAAACCTGACGTGCATGCTCAGGAGGGCTTGCAGCAAACGGCAGCCTCTCATAACTACGCG gtggagacgctgCATAGAATATGCCACTATCTTAATCAGCAAGACATGTCAGGACATCCGGCTTTGTACACtatttcgaggatggttgaagacGGCCTGCACATATCTGGGGAACCTGAGATGATGGACTGTCGTCCTTCCCAGCGGTCTGAGCTGGACATTGACATGCCCGTGAGGCAAAAAGGGAAGCGGCGTGGTAAGAAGAAAACGGGTGAAGAGTCGTCATCCGCAAGGATGGTAGTGTATTCCGATGACGactttatgcctccacctccaccaagctCCGTCGTTCTAGGACGGCATTCAGTTAGCCACACTGGTGGAACCGGTGAAGATATCGGTCTAAGTGATGTCCCCCAATCTCCACCTCGTTCTTCTGTACGAGACGACTTCTTTGGCGCTGATTTACAGAACATGGTTgtgcaagatactcctccgtctcGTCTCCCTACctccagaatcgggaagggaaTCCGTGGTTTGTTTATTCGGAAAAGGCGAGACGATTGA